The following proteins come from a genomic window of Maribacter sp. HTCC2170:
- a CDS encoding DUF2911 domain-containing protein — protein MKKMYLKYALGMSFMMLFCFVNVSAQLDLPRGSQMAKVSQRVGITDISIEYSRPSVNDREVWGKLVPYGMNNLGFGTAKESPWRAGANENTIIKFDDDVKVEGKDLAAGKYGLHMVIHEDNKATIIFSKNYKAWGSYFYEPSADALQVDVNMTNAPHTEQLTFDFYDVSANSAIASLSWGEKKIPFKIEVDVANVVLADIRTKLENSPGFTRQTWEQAANFSLNNGGDLDEALRWIDATIAGQFFSQKTFNNLGIKSRILAKQGKTGEASTVMDEAMEYATIFETHGYGRQLIGQGNKEKAMKIFKMNAKKNKGQWPVDFGLARGYSALGNYKTALKHLQIAAKRAPDQPNKDAIAGFLEKLKKGEDIN, from the coding sequence ATGAAAAAAATGTACTTAAAATATGCATTAGGCATGTCATTCATGATGCTATTTTGTTTTGTTAATGTTTCCGCTCAATTGGATTTACCAAGAGGAAGCCAAATGGCAAAGGTTTCGCAAAGAGTCGGAATAACCGATATTTCAATCGAATATTCACGCCCTAGTGTTAATGATCGGGAAGTTTGGGGAAAGTTAGTGCCTTATGGAATGAACAACCTTGGATTTGGAACGGCCAAAGAATCTCCTTGGAGAGCAGGGGCAAATGAGAATACGATCATCAAATTTGATGATGATGTGAAGGTAGAAGGAAAAGATTTGGCAGCAGGAAAATATGGATTGCATATGGTCATTCATGAAGATAATAAAGCAACGATTATTTTCTCCAAGAATTACAAGGCGTGGGGCAGTTATTTCTATGAGCCTTCGGCGGATGCTTTGCAAGTTGATGTGAATATGACCAATGCACCGCATACAGAGCAATTAACTTTTGATTTCTACGATGTTTCGGCCAATTCGGCCATAGCCAGTTTAAGCTGGGGGGAAAAGAAGATCCCTTTTAAAATTGAAGTAGATGTGGCCAATGTTGTATTGGCTGATATTCGTACCAAACTTGAAAATTCGCCAGGTTTTACTAGACAAACGTGGGAACAAGCGGCAAATTTCTCTTTGAATAATGGTGGTGATTTGGATGAGGCTCTTCGCTGGATTGATGCCACTATTGCTGGACAGTTTTTTAGCCAGAAAACCTTTAATAATCTGGGAATCAAATCAAGGATTTTAGCAAAGCAAGGGAAAACCGGTGAAGCATCTACCGTTATGGATGAAGCCATGGAATATGCTACCATTTTTGAAACTCATGGATACGGGCGTCAGTTGATTGGTCAAGGAAATAAAGAAAAAGCCATGAAGATCTTTAAAATGAATGCCAAAAAGAACAAAGGTCAATGGCCTGTGGACTTCGGATTGGCAAGAGGTTATTCTGCCCTTGGTAATTATAAAACAGCACTAAAACATTTACAAATTGCAGCCAAAAGAGCACCGGACCAGCCAAACAAAGATGCTATAGCAGGTTTTTTGGAGAAACTTAAAAAAGGTGAAGACATCAATTAA
- a CDS encoding serine hydrolase domain-containing protein — protein sequence MKNTSVILLLSSIVLLISCRNTNQTAAIKHPEGKLVSSTYKEPVFLNDQRISKIKGIESELEQIFIEHSKTKKIPGIAYGIVVDDSLVIASATGLSQIKNNIAASTSTSFRIASMSKSFTAMAILKLRDEQKLSLNDPVSKYIPELGKLEYLTEDSPLIDIENLLTMTAGFPEDNPWGDRQLALSDEAFIDLISKGLSISKVSSSQFEYSNTGYAMLGKIITSISGIPYQEYIKKHIFLPLGMNNTFWEYSNVPQEQLAIGYRWEDETWKKEPMLHDGAYGAMGGLITSIEDFNKYVSFHLSAWPARSDDDTGPIKRSSLREMHTPQFNFLNSWNKDWDNKSCASMIGYGFGLGISMDCKRRKRISHGGALPGFGSNYAFFPEYGIGIMAFGNLTYTTPIPYDTIEKMLFEKLDLQSRKLPASDILEKRKGEIANLFQTGKANLDGKIFAENFFLDTSKEMRIKEIQDVLDSAGGFINVLKISPRNQLRGDFKISCENGDINVFFTLTPEKTPMVQRLDVSFKSRKSE from the coding sequence ATGAAAAATACGTCGGTAATTCTTTTGTTATCTAGCATTGTACTTCTGATATCTTGTAGAAATACAAATCAAACTGCTGCTATAAAGCATCCAGAGGGAAAGTTAGTGTCAAGCACTTATAAAGAGCCTGTTTTCTTGAATGACCAAAGAATCTCAAAAATAAAAGGAATCGAATCTGAATTGGAGCAAATATTTATTGAACACTCAAAAACAAAAAAAATACCAGGAATTGCCTATGGTATTGTTGTTGATGATTCTCTCGTAATAGCCTCGGCAACAGGATTGTCCCAAATAAAAAACAATATTGCAGCGTCAACTAGTACATCTTTTCGGATAGCCTCTATGTCAAAGAGTTTTACGGCCATGGCTATTTTGAAATTAAGGGATGAACAGAAATTATCTTTAAATGACCCAGTATCAAAATATATTCCGGAGTTAGGAAAGTTAGAATATCTTACCGAGGATTCTCCATTGATTGATATTGAAAATTTATTGACAATGACAGCTGGATTTCCAGAGGACAATCCCTGGGGAGACCGCCAGCTTGCACTTTCAGATGAAGCTTTTATAGATTTGATTTCCAAAGGGCTATCGATTTCCAAGGTTTCCTCCTCCCAATTTGAATACAGCAATACAGGATATGCCATGCTCGGGAAAATCATTACATCAATTTCTGGAATTCCATATCAAGAATATATAAAGAAGCATATTTTTCTTCCCTTAGGGATGAACAATACATTTTGGGAATATTCAAATGTTCCGCAAGAACAATTGGCGATTGGATATAGATGGGAAGATGAAACTTGGAAAAAGGAACCAATGCTTCACGATGGTGCATACGGTGCAATGGGAGGATTAATCACATCCATCGAAGATTTTAACAAATATGTTAGTTTTCATTTATCTGCTTGGCCAGCAAGAAGCGATGACGACACGGGTCCTATCAAGCGTAGTTCTTTAAGGGAAATGCATACTCCTCAATTTAATTTTTTAAATTCTTGGAACAAGGATTGGGATAATAAGTCTTGTGCAAGTATGATAGGCTATGGATTTGGGCTTGGAATTTCAATGGATTGTAAACGAAGAAAACGTATTTCACATGGCGGGGCATTACCTGGTTTTGGGAGTAATTATGCTTTCTTTCCTGAATATGGTATTGGAATCATGGCATTTGGCAATTTAACATATACAACACCTATTCCCTACGATACCATAGAAAAAATGTTGTTTGAGAAATTGGATTTACAGTCCCGCAAACTTCCTGCATCTGATATCTTGGAAAAAAGAAAGGGAGAAATCGCTAACCTCTTCCAAACAGGAAAAGCCAATCTAGATGGGAAAATATTTGCCGAGAATTTTTTCCTAGATACTTCTAAAGAAATGCGTATCAAAGAAATCCAAGATGTTTTGGATTCTGCAGGAGGCTTTATAAATGTTTTGAAGATTTCTCCTCGAAATCAATTACGAGGAGATTTTAAAATAAGCTGCGAAAATGGTGATATAAATGTGTTCTTTACACTGACTCCAGAAAAAACACCTATGGTTCAAAGATTGGATGTTTCTTTTAAATCCCGTAAAAGCGAATAG
- the leuC gene encoding 3-isopropylmalate dehydratase large subunit codes for MSSKKTLFDKVWDSHVVQQIENGPDVLFIDRHMVHEVTSPVAFLGLKSRGIKVLHPEKTFATADHNTPTINQHLPVEDPLSANQLKALEENSKEYGISYWGLGHEKNGIVHVVGPEYGITQPGATIVCGDSHTSTHGAFGAIAFGIGTSEVEMVLATQCIMQAKPKSMRINVEGALGKGVTPKDVALYIISQLTTSGATGYFVEYAGQVFRDMTMEGRMTVCNLSIEMGARGGMIAPDEKTFDYVQGREFSPKGVALDKAKAYWETLYTDEGAQFDKEITFDAADIEPMITYGTNPGMGIGISNDIPLADAVEGGQATYKKSLQYMDFNEGESMMGKDIDFVFLGSCTNGRIEDFRAFTSLIKGRKKAQNVTAWLVPGSHQVEAAIKEEGLLDVLNEAGFELREPGCSACLAMNDDKVPAGKYAVSTSNRNFEGRQGPGSRTLLASPLVAAAAAVTGKVTDPRELMN; via the coding sequence ATGAGTTCAAAGAAGACACTATTTGATAAGGTTTGGGATTCGCATGTTGTGCAACAAATTGAAAACGGCCCAGATGTATTGTTCATAGACCGTCATATGGTACATGAAGTAACAAGTCCCGTGGCATTTTTAGGATTGAAAAGTAGAGGGATTAAAGTACTGCATCCTGAAAAAACATTCGCGACCGCAGACCATAATACCCCGACTATAAATCAACATTTGCCAGTTGAGGATCCGCTTTCTGCAAACCAGCTTAAAGCTTTGGAAGAAAACTCCAAAGAATACGGAATCTCCTATTGGGGATTGGGGCATGAGAAAAATGGTATTGTTCATGTTGTAGGTCCGGAATACGGAATCACACAGCCAGGTGCTACCATAGTATGTGGTGATTCACATACTTCTACCCATGGCGCTTTTGGGGCTATTGCCTTTGGAATTGGAACCTCTGAGGTTGAAATGGTTTTGGCCACGCAATGTATAATGCAGGCAAAACCTAAGAGTATGCGTATTAATGTTGAGGGCGCATTGGGTAAAGGGGTTACCCCTAAAGATGTTGCCTTGTATATTATCTCACAATTAACAACTTCAGGAGCTACGGGTTATTTCGTTGAGTATGCTGGTCAGGTGTTTAGGGATATGACCATGGAAGGAAGAATGACGGTCTGCAACCTTAGTATTGAAATGGGCGCACGTGGTGGAATGATAGCCCCTGATGAAAAGACATTTGATTATGTACAAGGGCGTGAGTTTTCACCAAAAGGTGTCGCTCTTGATAAGGCCAAGGCATATTGGGAAACACTATACACCGATGAAGGAGCTCAATTTGACAAGGAAATAACCTTTGACGCTGCCGACATTGAACCTATGATCACTTACGGTACAAATCCGGGCATGGGTATCGGTATTTCAAATGATATTCCTCTAGCTGATGCCGTAGAAGGTGGCCAAGCCACTTATAAAAAATCTTTGCAGTATATGGATTTCAATGAAGGTGAAAGTATGATGGGCAAGGATATTGATTTTGTTTTCCTTGGAAGTTGCACTAATGGCCGCATAGAGGATTTTAGGGCTTTTACTTCATTAATAAAAGGAAGAAAAAAGGCACAAAATGTTACAGCCTGGTTGGTTCCGGGATCTCATCAGGTTGAAGCAGCAATAAAGGAAGAAGGCTTGTTGGATGTTTTGAACGAAGCTGGTTTTGAACTAAGAGAACCTGGTTGCTCTGCATGTTTGGCCATGAACGATGATAAGGTGCCTGCTGGAAAATATGCAGTAAGTACTTCTAACAGAAACTTTGAAGGCAGACAAGGTCCAGGGTCTAGAACTCTTTTGGCCAGTCCGTTAGTTGCAGCAGCAGCAGCCGTTACCGGAAAGGTTACCGACCCAAGGGAATTAATGAATTAA
- the leuD gene encoding 3-isopropylmalate dehydratase small subunit yields MAYDKFNILTSSAVPLPIENVDTDQIIPARFLKATERKGFGDNLFRDWRYNGDDTPKKDFVLNNPIYSGKILVGGKNFGSGSSREHAAWAVYDYGFRCVVSSFFADIFRNNCLNIGVLPVQVSADFLHKIFTAIEADPEAQLEVNLKDQSVTILATGEKESFDINDYKKANMTNGFDDIDYLLNIKGKISEYAQDTPL; encoded by the coding sequence ATGGCATACGATAAATTCAACATACTAACTTCTTCGGCAGTACCACTTCCCATAGAAAATGTGGATACAGACCAAATTATTCCAGCTCGCTTTTTAAAAGCAACAGAAAGAAAAGGATTTGGTGATAATCTTTTTAGGGATTGGCGTTACAATGGTGATGACACACCAAAGAAAGACTTTGTTCTAAATAACCCTATCTACAGTGGTAAAATATTAGTAGGTGGCAAGAACTTCGGTTCTGGATCTTCTAGGGAACATGCCGCATGGGCCGTTTATGATTACGGATTCCGCTGTGTGGTTTCCAGTTTCTTTGCCGATATATTTAGAAACAACTGTCTGAATATTGGTGTTTTACCTGTTCAGGTCAGTGCAGATTTTCTACATAAAATTTTTACTGCTATTGAAGCTGACCCAGAAGCCCAATTAGAAGTTAATCTTAAGGATCAATCCGTAACTATATTGGCTACTGGTGAAAAGGAAAGTTTTGATATCAATGATTATAAGAAAGCCAACATGACCAACGGCTTTGATGATATAGATTACCTTTTGAACATCAAGGGTAAAATAAGCGAATACGCCCAAGACACACCATTATAA
- a CDS encoding alpha-isopropylmalate synthase regulatory domain-containing protein, protein MDKRRIEIMDTTLRDGEQTSGVSFSVSEKLTLAKLLLDELKVDRIEIASARVSEGELKAVQEITQWATEQRYLDRVEILTFVDGGVSLEWMKKAGAKVQNLLTKGSLNHLTHQLKKTPEQHFNEIAKTIELAQAQGIKTNVYLEDWSNGMRNSKEYVFQYLDFLTKQPVERILLPDTLGVLTYSETFDFLSEIVQRYPDSHFDFHGHNDYDLGVANVMEAVRAGVHGLHLTVNGMGERAGNAPMASAVAVINDFLPEVDIAVNESSLHKVSKLVSAFTGFGIPANKPIVGDNVFTQTAGIHADGDSKNNLYFSDLMPERFGRKRKYALGKLSGKANIQKNLQELGLTLNDDELKKVTARIIELGDKKEQVTKDDLPYIISDVLDSDFQQKVFVKSYVLTHAKGLQPSTTLSLEINGEIFEENASGDGQYDAFMNALRKIYNSRKIELPVLTDYAVRIPPGSSSDALCETIITWKLEEKEFTSRGLDSDQTVSAIKATEKMLNII, encoded by the coding sequence ATGGATAAGAGACGGATTGAAATAATGGACACTACACTCCGCGATGGTGAACAGACCTCGGGAGTTTCTTTCTCTGTATCCGAAAAACTTACGCTTGCCAAACTATTATTGGATGAGCTCAAAGTTGACCGTATTGAAATTGCTTCAGCCAGAGTTTCAGAAGGTGAATTGAAAGCTGTACAGGAAATTACCCAATGGGCAACTGAACAAAGGTATTTGGACCGCGTGGAGATATTGACCTTTGTTGATGGCGGAGTTTCCTTGGAATGGATGAAAAAGGCAGGCGCCAAGGTTCAAAATTTACTCACCAAAGGATCATTGAACCACTTAACACATCAACTTAAGAAAACTCCTGAGCAGCATTTTAATGAGATAGCCAAAACCATTGAACTAGCACAAGCACAAGGCATTAAGACCAATGTATATCTTGAAGATTGGAGTAACGGTATGCGTAATTCCAAGGAATACGTTTTTCAGTATTTGGACTTTCTCACAAAACAACCCGTAGAGCGAATCTTGTTACCGGATACACTAGGGGTACTCACCTATTCAGAGACTTTTGACTTTCTTTCAGAAATAGTCCAGCGTTATCCAGATTCACATTTTGACTTTCACGGACATAATGATTACGATCTTGGAGTGGCAAATGTTATGGAAGCTGTTAGAGCAGGTGTACACGGTTTACATCTTACTGTAAATGGAATGGGTGAACGTGCCGGTAACGCACCTATGGCGAGCGCAGTCGCTGTGATAAATGATTTTTTACCAGAAGTTGATATAGCAGTAAACGAATCATCACTGCATAAGGTGAGTAAATTGGTGTCTGCCTTTACAGGATTTGGCATCCCCGCAAACAAGCCTATTGTTGGTGACAATGTTTTTACACAAACAGCTGGCATACATGCAGATGGAGATAGTAAAAATAACCTTTACTTTAGCGATTTAATGCCAGAACGTTTTGGTAGAAAACGTAAATATGCACTTGGTAAATTATCCGGAAAAGCCAATATTCAAAAGAATTTACAGGAGCTGGGATTGACGCTCAATGATGACGAGTTAAAGAAAGTAACTGCGAGGATAATTGAACTTGGTGATAAGAAAGAACAGGTGACAAAAGATGACCTTCCTTATATTATTTCGGATGTTCTGGATTCTGATTTCCAACAAAAAGTATTTGTTAAATCCTATGTATTGACCCATGCAAAAGGCTTGCAGCCTTCCACCACCCTATCATTGGAAATAAATGGGGAGATTTTTGAAGAAAACGCTTCAGGGGATGGGCAGTACGATGCCTTTATGAATGCCTTACGTAAAATTTACAACTCAAGAAAAATTGAATTGCCCGTTTTAACCGATTATGCCGTTCGCATACCACCCGGAAGTAGCTCCGATGCCCTCTGTGAAACAATAATCACTTGGAAGTTGGAAGAAAAAGAGTTTACCTCTAGAGGATTGGACTCTGACCAAACAGT